The nucleotide window TGGGACGAACATGTCGTCGTCCTCGGCGATTGCGCCGACGGCTGCAGCGCCGATACCGCGCTCGGCGTAACCCGCTGCGAGTGCGGCGAGACCGACCGCGATCGCCGCTGCGCCAGAGTTTTCGAGAGTTGGTCCGGCAACTTCTTCTGCTTGCAGTGCAACTTCCGCGAGTTCAGGTGCTTGCTCAATCATTGTTGATTAGTCCTCACTGTGATTTCGATCGGTTCCGAACGGTTCGTAGTTCTCCCCACCGCCCTCATAAAACTTGTTAAAGAATTCCACGTACTCGAGGCGCACGCCCTGTAAGCCGGCGCTTGTCACGCCAAGAACTAACACGACGATGTGCCCGAGAACGAGAATCACAAGTCCGCCGAGCAACCCGGCAGTACCGGAGTGCATGAGTCCGTCGAAGATGACGGTCGCTTCGCCGCCGTAGTGTTCGGCGACGTAGCTCGGCTCGTGAGTGCGTAGGAAGTGGAATGCGCCGTCTGGGTCCTCGTAGGCCCCGAAGAACAGCAGGTTGACCACGAAGGCCATGCCGGCCTTCGCGAGCAGGACTGCGCCCATTCGGGTGTACGAGAAGACGTTAACGACGACGTCGAGTGCTTCGACGGCTTCGACTGGATCGCTGACGATCAGCATGACGAGCCCGATCAGGAAGATCAGCAGCGGGGCCGTCACCAGGAACCCGCCGAGTGCCGGAATCGCCTCGGGGAAAGCGAACAGCCCCCACTCTGGGAATCCGGTAAATCCAATCGGGAACGGTCCGTCGCTGGCGAACGTCGTGAACAGGAAGTCGGGCTTGGAGCCCGCAGCCTGTGCCGAGAAGATCCAGATCCAGATACCGTTGAGCATCAGGATCCACGAGCCGCTGTGGAACAGGGCGTCTTTGACGCCGTGGCTCATGTTCTCGTAGAAGTCCAGGATGTACCCGATGTTGAGGTGGACGATCCCAGCCAGCACGCTAATGACCATCCAGCCAAGCGCGAAGTCGGCGGCTGCCGGCTCGAGTCCCTTGTTCAGCGGGAGCAGTTCCGAGCTGAAGATATCGTGCCATAGCACTTCGCCGAGCACGTGAAGGCCGAAGATTTCGCCGTAGATGATCCCGAAGAGGATCGTGAACAGGCCGGCCCAGATGGCGACACCGCCGAGACTCGAGATTCCTTTGCTGTCGAACTGCGTGGCCATGTACGCGCCGATAGCGACGTACACGATCCCGTATCCGACGTCCCCGATCATGAACCCGAAGAACGCCGGGAACGTCAGGAACAGGAAAATCGTCGGATCCAGTTCGGTATATTTCGGTTGGTTGACCGCCTGCACCAGCGTTTCGAACGGTTTTGCCGGGCCGGGATTGTTCTGGATCACCGGCGGTTCGTCGCTCATCGTCACCGCCGATCCACCATCGGTCACGGCCTTCTGTTGCTGGTCGTCCGATTCGGCTGGTTCGTCCGCCGCGGGCGCGCCCTTCTGGACGTCCTCCGTGTGGGAGTGGGCCCCGTGGCGGTCGTAACTCGCTCGCTCGAGTTCTTCGATCTCGACGCTGTCACCGACGGCGTCGTCGAGCGCGGCGACGAACCGCTCGTACTCGTCGCTCGGGATCCATCCCTCGGCGATGAACGCACGATCGGTCGTCGCAAACTGCAGCGGCGCTTCCGCGCGCTGGACTTCGATAGAGAGTTCCTCTTCAGCCCGCAGGAGGAAGCTCCCCTCTCTCTGTTTGATCTCCTCGAGTTCCGCGTCGATGTCCTCGAGTTCGTACTCGAGTTCGCGTTTCTGTTCCTCGAGGTCGTCGACGTACGCACTCGGCGTCTGGTCGGTTTCCGGCACCGGGTGGCGGGTAAACTCGATCCCGACGAGTACGTCGCCGAGTGGATCTTCGCCGGCGTCATCGGTGGGCGCGGCCACGATAGCCACGACATCGCCACCGGTGAACAGCTCGAACGCGTCGATCTCGTCCGCGGCGTCGATCGCCGCTTCGATCTCGTCGCGCTTTCCTTCGCCGACGACGACGTCGACCGTGTCGTACCCCGACAGGAGATCGAGGTCGATCCCCAACTCCGCGAAGGGAGCAACGCGGTCGATCTTTTCGTCGACCGTTCGGAGATCGTCACGGATCTCCGAGCGTCGGTCGTCGAGTTCGTTCACTCGGGTCCGAATCCCTTCGATTTGGTCTTCCCAGTCGTCGCCGATCGTCCCTGGTTCGGCGTCGTCGGCCGACAGTTCCAGGGTACTCTCGAGCGATCGAACCGTCACCAGCTTCTCGGAGGCGTCGTCGGCACCCTCGATCGGGTTGCCGTTGTCAAAGCCCTCCCAGGAGCCGTCGTAGTCCGAGAGATGGACCAGGTTCAGACCGTGGACTGTCTCGATGACCGTGGGCATGACGCCCTTGGAACCGGTCACCGAGATCTTGCTCATCTTTTCAGGTCTGAGCATGGACGTCCTCCTGGAACAGTTCGACGACGTGTTCGGTCACTTCGTCGACCCGGTCTTGGGCGCGCTCGGCGAGTGCCTCGCGCTCCTGTTCACCGTCCTCGAGGACGCGTTCGCTTTCCGCATCGATCTCTTCTCGCGCCTCCTCGAGACGGCGCTCTTTGAGATCCCGCGCTTCTTGTTCCGCTTCTGTGCGAATTTCCTCGGCACGTTCCCGGGCCTCGGCTATTCGCTCGTCGCGGTCGTTTTGTGCCAATGCGACGATCTCGTCGGCTTCCTCCTCCGCCGACTTAATTCGTTCAAGAACCTCTGGCCTAGGCATACTCTAAGCAGACGGATGTTTACCAGAGCGGTATATGGTAGTTGCGAAAGTCATCCACAACCCCACCAGCGCTGGGGCGGTTCGGTCTGCCCATCATCGGTCCCCGATCGACCGGAACAGCAGACATATCCCGGTCCGGTCGAAACGGACTCACAATGGGAATCCTCGAGAACAAGGCCCGGGCTCGACTGTTCTATAAGTACCTCTCGAAGGTCTACGACCAGATCAACCCCTTCATCTGGAACGAGGAGATGCGAGCCGACGCCCTCGAACTGCTCGACCTCGAGTCCGACATGACCGTCCTCGACGTCGGCTGTGGCACCGGCTTCGCG belongs to Natronorubrum aibiense and includes:
- the ahaH gene encoding ATP synthase archaeal subunit H; this encodes MPRPEVLERIKSAEEEADEIVALAQNDRDERIAEARERAEEIRTEAEQEARDLKERRLEEAREEIDAESERVLEDGEQEREALAERAQDRVDEVTEHVVELFQEDVHAQT
- a CDS encoding V-type ATP synthase subunit I: MLRPEKMSKISVTGSKGVMPTVIETVHGLNLVHLSDYDGSWEGFDNGNPIEGADDASEKLVTVRSLESTLELSADDAEPGTIGDDWEDQIEGIRTRVNELDDRRSEIRDDLRTVDEKIDRVAPFAELGIDLDLLSGYDTVDVVVGEGKRDEIEAAIDAADEIDAFELFTGGDVVAIVAAPTDDAGEDPLGDVLVGIEFTRHPVPETDQTPSAYVDDLEEQKRELEYELEDIDAELEEIKQREGSFLLRAEEELSIEVQRAEAPLQFATTDRAFIAEGWIPSDEYERFVAALDDAVGDSVEIEELERASYDRHGAHSHTEDVQKGAPAADEPAESDDQQQKAVTDGGSAVTMSDEPPVIQNNPGPAKPFETLVQAVNQPKYTELDPTIFLFLTFPAFFGFMIGDVGYGIVYVAIGAYMATQFDSKGISSLGGVAIWAGLFTILFGIIYGEIFGLHVLGEVLWHDIFSSELLPLNKGLEPAAADFALGWMVISVLAGIVHLNIGYILDFYENMSHGVKDALFHSGSWILMLNGIWIWIFSAQAAGSKPDFLFTTFASDGPFPIGFTGFPEWGLFAFPEAIPALGGFLVTAPLLIFLIGLVMLIVSDPVEAVEALDVVVNVFSYTRMGAVLLAKAGMAFVVNLLFFGAYEDPDGAFHFLRTHEPSYVAEHYGGEATVIFDGLMHSGTAGLLGGLVILVLGHIVVLVLGVTSAGLQGVRLEYVEFFNKFYEGGGENYEPFGTDRNHSED